From Mytilus edulis chromosome 8, xbMytEdul2.2, whole genome shotgun sequence, one genomic window encodes:
- the LOC139484509 gene encoding E3 ubiquitin-protein ligase TRIM71-like, with the protein MAHAASKTCEICVSGPGHNYCEQCDQLFCDGCKISHLRTKMSKNHTFLSGPNINPEVKLYCKEHDENFIYYCMECNSSICKICVIKKHKSHDFAEIKESTEGIKAEVKMAIDMKMKNLQSKIANIDQGSNQYQADVQKVIQSIRAEGKRLKEMIDQKVEGLINTVKEKDTRNVQTLQSVRNELKTAFDKANEQQKFYQNTQGTKDTSKLLQKLKQIKSQINQIQEIQIPIMPSVKYAKKTVAESEIGKLVGELTFGETVKKEDSPKPQKNVRVTKTAKQYRYRCTCCK; encoded by the exons atggcTCACGCTGCTTCTAAAACCTGTGAGATATGTGTTTCTGGACCTGGACATAATTACTGTGAACAGTGTGACCAGTTGTTTTGTGATGGATGTAAAATATCTCATTTACGGACGAAGATGAGCAAAAACCATACATTTCTAAGTGGTCCAAATATCAACCCGGAAGTTAAACTATATTGTAAAGAACATGATGAAAACTTCATATATTATTGCATGGAATGTAATTCATCGATTTGTAAAATATGTGTGATTAAAAAACACAAATCACATGATTTTGCAGAAATCAAGGAATCAACTGAAGGGATCAAAGCTGAGGTCAAAATGGCGATTGACATGAAGATGAAAAACCTGCAGTCAAAGATAGCAAATATTGACCAAGGGTCAAATCAATATCAAGCTGATGTACAGAAAGTTATCCAGTCCATTAGAGCAGAAGGCAAAAGATTAAAAGAAATGATTGATCAGAAAGTTGAAGGTCTTATTAATACGGTAAAAGAGAAAGACACAAGGAATGTTCAAACCTTACAGTCTGTTAGAAATGAGTTAAAAACAGCGTTTGATAAGGCAAATGAGCAGCAGAAGTTTTATCAAAACACACAGGGGACAAAAGATACTTCGAAATTGTTACAAAagctaaaacaaataaaatcgcAAATCAATCAAATACAAGAAATACAGATTCCTATTATGCCATCAgtcaaatatgccaaaaagaCAGTAGCAGAGAGTGAAATAGGGAAACTGGTTGGGGAACTAACATTTGG AGAAACTGTCAAAAAAGAAGACAGCCCGAAACCTCAGAAGAACGTCAG GGTTACAAAAACGGCTAAACAATACAGATACAGATGCACTTGTTGCAAGTGA